Proteins encoded in a region of the Salminus brasiliensis chromosome 2, fSalBra1.hap2, whole genome shotgun sequence genome:
- the LOC140549743 gene encoding zinc-alpha-2-glycoprotein-like, whose product MTSSAALLLFSFLQNVGGGALLLFSFLQNVGGGALLLFSFLQNVGGGALLLFSFLLTVVGEKHSLNYLYTIQSSHTDNIYSSTAVTLLNHKQIDFYNSSDESRSRKQDWMQRISESDWNSGTEKLYSDRQWINKLINKLMNEFRHNKSDGHVLQWRHGCEGEGHPDGSVTLLNSINDYAYDGEDLISFNCSSQTWSTSEEQKNREREEKWNSDHHVIAVRKCEQCEEMLKMYLQYSTTDSKPRQTPPAVHMFAKTSVRHWSKLNLTCMATGFYPKDLVMSVRKYSTSLPEHLLTSSGVRPNDDGTYQLRKSVEIPEDDYTAAYDCYVSHISLNVAVIKNWGN is encoded by the exons ATGACCTCATCTGCAGCTCTTCTGCTCTTCAGCTTTCTCCAGAATGTGGGTGGAGGTGCTCTTCTGCTCTTCAGCTTTCTCCAGAATGTGGGTGGAGGTGCTCTTCTGCTCTTCAGCTTTCTCCAGAATGTGGGTGGAGGTGCTCTTCTGCTCTTCAGCTTTCTCCTCACTGTGGTTGGAG AGAAACACTCTCTGAACTACCTCTACACTATTCAGTCCAGTCACACTGACAACATctacagctccactgctgtgacGCTGCTGAACCACAAACAGATTGACTTCTACAACAGTTCAGATGAGAGCAGGAGTCGTAAACAGGACTGGATGCAGAGGATTTCAGAGTCGGACTGGAATTCAGGCACTGAGAAGCTGTATTCTGACAGACAATGGATAAATAAGCTCATCAACAAACTGATGAATGAGTTCAGACACAATAAGTCAG ATGGTCATGTTCTTCAGTGGAGGCACGGCTGTGAGGGTGAAGGACATCCTGACGGCTCTGTGACTCTTTTAAACAGTATTAATGATTACGCCTACGATGGAGAAGATCTGATTAGTTTTAACTGCAGCTCTCAGACATGGTCGACCTCAGAGGAgcagaagaacagagagagggaggagaagtGGAATTCTGACCATCATGTGATTGCTGTTAGGAAATGTGAGCAGTGTGAGGAGATGCTGAAGAtgtatttacagtacagtactacTGACAGCAAACCAAGACAGA cgccacctgctgttcatATGTTTGCAAAAACATCTGTAAGACACTGGAGTAAGCTGAACCTGACCTGCATGGCCACGGGCTTCTACCCCAAAGACCTGGTGATGAGTGTGAGGAAGTACAGCACTTCACTGCCTGAACATCTGCTGACATCCTCTGGAGTCAGACCCAATGATGATGGAACCTAccagctgaggaagagtgtggaGATCCCGGAGGATGATTATACAGCAGCTTACGACTGTTATGTGTCTCACATCTCCCTCAATGTGGCAGTAATTAAGAACTGGGGTAATTAA
- the LOC140549547 gene encoding zinc-alpha-2-glycoprotein-like translates to MTSSKALLLFSFLQTVVGEKHSLNYLYTIQSSHTDNIYSSTAVTLLNHKQIDFYNSSDESRSRKQGWMQRISESDWNSGTEKLDYDRQWINKLINRLMKEFRHNKSDGHVLQWRHGCEGEGHPDGSVTLLNSINDYAYDGEDLISFNCSSQTWSTSEEQKNRKREEKWKFDHHVIAVRKCEQCEEMLKMYLQYSTTDSKPRQTPPAVHMFAKTSVRHWSKLNLTCMATGFYPKDLVMSVRKYSTSLPEHLLTSSGVRPNDDGTYQLRKSVEIPEDDYTADYNCYVSHISLNVAVIKNWDGNCNNCSNKKAFIIGGALGGVVILLCVLGLILWVLKKKKKTKRKVYVDSSQLHRERRWW, encoded by the exons ATGACCTCATCTAAAGCTCTTCTGCTGTTCAGCTTTCTCCAGACTGTGGTTGGAG AGAAACACTCTCTGAACTACCTCTACACTATTCAGTCCAGTCACACTGACAACATctacagctccactgctgtgacGCTGCTGAACCACAAACAGATTGACTTCTACAACAGTTCAGATGAGAGCAGGAGTCGTAAACAGGGCTGGATGCAGAGGATTTCAGAGTCGGACTGGAATTCAGGCACTGAGAAGCTGGATTATGACAGACAATGGATAAATAAGCTCATCAACAGACTGATGAAGGAGTTCAGACACAATAAGTCAG ATGGTCATGTTCTTCAGTGGAGGCACGGCTGTGAGGGTGAAGGACATCCTGACGGCTCTGTGACTCTTTTAAACAGTATTAATGATTACGCCTACGATGGAGAAGATCTGATTAGTTTTAACTGCAGCTCTCAGACATGGTCGACCTCAGAGGAGCAGAAGAACAGAAAGAGGGAGGAGAAGTGGAAATTTGACCATCATGTGATTGCTGTTAGGAAATGTGAGCAGTGTGAGGAGATGCTGAAGAtgtatttacagtacagtactacTGACAGCAAACCAAGACAGA cgccacctgctgttcatATGTTTGCAAAAACATCTGTAAGACACTGGAGTAAGCTGAACCTGACCTGCATGGCCACGGGCTTCTACCCCAAAGACCTGGTGATGAGTGTGAGGAAGTACAGCACTTCACTTCCTGAACATCTGCTGACATCCTCTGGAGTCAGACCCAATGATGATGGAACCTAccagctgaggaagagtgtggaGATCCCGGAGGATGATTATACAGCAGATTACAACTGTTATGTGTCTCACATCTCCCTCAATGTGGCAGTAATTAAGAACTGGG atGGAAACTGCAATAACTGCTCAAACAAGAAAGCTTTCATTATTGGAGGTGCACTAGGGGGCGTGGTGAtcctgctgtgtgtgctggGACTGATCCTCTGGgttctgaaaaagaaaaagaaaacgaaAAGAAAAGTCT ATGTTGATTCCAGTCAACTACACAGAGAACGGAGATGGTGGTAG
- the LOC140549545 gene encoding zinc-alpha-2-glycoprotein-like — translation MLLEGNLLPVALIVVTAAVGEEGALRTPVKHSLIYYYTELTKDLTSLGFHEFTALGLLDDQTLYSYDSKNQVTVLQETWINEDKNVAYMLHSAEELQRLRSWFRKQNEILGNCTWPCPDLHVLQRRVGCEVQEHNGVVELLKAVEEYGYDGKDFITFDADAMQWKAEDPNADSIQKAWDKEKARMQRIKFYITNECVESLSNFLQLNSIRRKTVFSPDSKTTVFAIKSIKTITLTCLVTGVNTKDVVMSLRKVSTSLPENLLTSSGVRPNGDGTYQLRKSVEIHEGEKKYSCRIEHSSLDKPITVNWDGNCRGCEGHSRHLWLPLALASMIILLVIILLCFYQDNGDETADNNGTPLRPTDTSDQDNNVETADINGTPSQPTDKVEREDLLGLQKELDTA, via the exons ATGCTGCTGGAGGGCAACTTACTGCCAGTCGCTTTAATCGTTGTAACAGCTGCTGTTGGAGAAGAGGGAG CCCTCAGAACACCAGTGAAGCACTCCCTCATCTACTACTACACTGAACTCACTAAGGATCTCACTTCTCTGGGCTTCCATGAGTTCACTGCGCTGGGTCTGCTTGATGACCAGACACTGTACTCCTATGACAGTAAGAACCAGGTTACTGTTCTCCAAGAGACCTGGATAAACGAGGACAAGAATGTCGCCTATATGTTACACAGTGCTGAAGAACTTCAGAGATTGAGGAGCTGGTTCAGAAAACAGAATGAAATTCTGGGGAACTGCACATGGCCTTGTCCTG ATCTTCATGTGCTGCAGAGAAGAGTTGGCTGTGAGGTTCAAGAGCATAATGGAGTGGTAGAGCTCCTCAAGGCCGTTGAAGAGTATGGCTATGATGGAAAAGATTTCATAACCTTTGACGCTGATGCCATGCAGTGGAAGGCTGAAGATCCAAATGCAGATTCAATCCAGAAAGCCTGGGATAAAGAGAAAGCCCGCATGCAGCGCATCAAATTTTACATTACCAATGAATGCGTGGAAAGCCTTTCCAATTTCCTACAACTGAACAGTATCAGAAGAAAAACAGTCT TTTCACCTGATTCCAAGACTACAGTGTTTGCAATAAAATCCATCAAAACCATCACCCTGACCTGCCTGGTGACGGGAGTGAACACCAAAGACGTGGTGATGAGTCTGAGGAAAGTTAGCACTTCACTGCCTGAAAATCTACTGACATCATCTGGAGTGAGACCTAATGGTGATGGAACCTAccagctgaggaagagtgtggaGATCCATGAGGGTGAAAAAAAGTACAGCTGTAGAATAGAGCACAGCAGCCTGGATAAACCAATCACTGTTAACTGGG ATGGAAACTGTCGTGGCTGTGAAGGACATTCAAGGCATTTGTGGCTCCCTTTGGCTTTAGCATCAATGATAATCCTTTTGGTGATCATCCTGCTCTGTTTTT acCAGGACAATGGTGATGAGACAGCAGACAATAACGGGACACCTTTACGACCTACAGATACATCTG accAGGACAACAATGTTGAGACAGCAGACATTAATGGGACACCTTCACAACCTACAGATAAAGTCG agaGAGAGGACCTACTGGGTTTACAGAAGGAATTAGACACGGCTTGA